The following nucleotide sequence is from Synechococcus sp. CBW1004.
ATCCCTGCCACCACCCTGTCCACGCTGATGCCCATCACAAGCGGTCCCTCGGCTCTCGAGGCCGCGCTGCAGCGCCTGAAGGCGGAGGCCGAAGCGGCGGTGCGCGCCGGCCGGCAGATCCTGGTGCTTTCCGATCGCCATGGCCTTGACGGTCAGCCGGGCGGCATCAACGCCACCACCTCCTATGTGCCGCCGTTGCTGGCGGTGGGGGCGGTCCACCATCACCTGCTCGACCTGGGCCTGAGGCTGCAGGCCTCGCTGGTGGTCGACACCGCTCAGTGCTGGAGCACCCATCATCTGGCCTGCCTGATCGGGTTCGGCGCCAGCGCCGTCTGCCCCTGGCTCACCTGGGAGACCACCCGTCACTGGCTGGCCCATCCGCGCACCCAGAAGCTGATCGAGACCGGCAAGCTTCCGACCATCAGCGTCGATCAGGCTCAGGCCAATGTGCGCAAGGCCCTTGAGGATGGTCTGCGCAAGATCCTCTCCAAGATCGGCATCTCACTGCTGGCCAGCTATCACGGCGCCCAGATCTTCGAGGCGATCGGTATCGGCGCCGATCTGATCGCGCTGGCCTTCAAAGGCACCACCAGCCGTGTCGCCGGTCTCAGCCTCCCGGAGCTCGCCAACGAGACCTTCACCTTCCACAGCAAGGCCTTCCCCGAGCTCGACCGCAGCAAGCTCGAGTTCATGGGCTTCGTGCAGTACCGCACCGGCGGTGAGTACCACATGAACAGCCCCGAGATGGCCAAGGCCCTGCATGCCGCCGTCAAGGCGGGTCCGGGCTACGACCACTTCACCACCTATCAGACCCTGCTCGAGAACCGGCCGGTGACCGCCCTGCGGGACCTCCTGGAGCTGAAGACCGCGGCGACGCCGCTCCCGATCGAACAGGTGGAGAGCATCGAGAGCATCTGCGCCCGTTTCTGCACCGGCGGCATGAGCCTGGGTGCCCTGTCACGGGAGGCCCATGAAGTGCTCGCCGTGGCGATGAACCGCATCGGCGGCAAGAGCAACAGCGGCGAGGGTGGCGAGGATCCAGCCCGCTATCACCCCCTCGATGACGTGGACGTCGAGGGCCGCTCGGCCACCCTGCCCACCATCAAAGGGCTGCGCAACGGCGACAGCGCCTGCTCAGCGATCAAGCAGATCGCCTCGGGTCGCTTTGGGGTCACTCCCGAATACCTCCGCAGCGGCAGGCAGCTGGAGATCAAGGTGGCCCAGGGAGCCAAGCCCGGCGAAGGCGGCCAGCTGCCCGGTCCGAAGGTGGATCCCTACATCGCGTGGCTGCGCAACAGCAAGCCGGGGGTCGGCCTGATCTCGCCGCCGCCCCACCACGACATCTATTCGATCGAGGATCTTGCCCAGCTGATCCACGACCTGCACCAGGTGCACCCCGCTGCCAAGGTGAGCGTCAAGCTGGTGGCTGAGATCGGCATCGGCACGATCGCGGCCGGGGTGGCCAAGGCCAACGCCGACGTGATCCAGATCTCCGGCCACGACGGCGGCACCGGTGCCTCGCCGCTGAGCTCCATCAAGCATGCCGGCGGCCCCTGGGAGCTGGGCCTCACCGAGGTGCACCGCGCCCTGTTGGAGAACGGCCTGCGCGACCGGGTGCTGCTGCGCGCCGACGGCGGCCTCAAGACCGGCTGGGACGTGATCATCGCCGCCCTGCTCGGCGCCGAGGAATACGGCTTCGGTTCGATCGCGATGATCGCTGAGGGCTGCATCATGGCCCGCGTGTGCCACACCAACAACTGCCCGGTGGGCGTCGCCACCCAGAAGGAGGCGCTGCGTAAGCGCTTCACCGGTCTCCCCGAGCACGTCGTCAACTTCTTCCTGTTTGTGGCCGAGGAGGTGCGCCAGCTGATGAGCGTGCTCGGCGTGGCGCGCATGGAGGATCTGATCGGCCGCAGCGATCTGCTGCGGCCGCGGTCCGTGCAGCTGGCCAAGACCCGGTCCCTGGACCTCTCCTGTCTGCTGGATCCGATTCCGGCGGCCGTCGATCGCGGCTGGCTGCACCACGACGCCGAGGCCCATGGCAATGGCCCGGTGCTTGAGGACCAGTTGCTGGCCGATCCCGAGCTGGTGGCCGCGATCGAAGGCCATGGCCGGGTGGACCGCATCATCCCGATCGTCAACACCGATCGCTCGGTGTGCGCCCGCCTCGGGGGCGAGATCGCCGCCCGCCACGGCAACAAGGGCTTCCAGGGGCAGCTCGATCTCACCTTCGAAGGGGCGGCAGGTCAGAGCTTCGGTGCCTTCAGCGTCCAGGGCATGAATGTGCGGCTGGTCGGCGAGGCGAATGACTACGTCGGCAAGGGCATCAATGGCGGCCGCATCACCGTGGTGCCGCCTGCCGGTGTCAACGATCCGGGAAGCCAGGTGATCCTGGGCAACACCTGCCTGTACGGAGCCACGGGCGGCGAGCTGTTCGCACTGGGCCGCGTCGGTGAGCGCTTCGCCGTGCGCAACAGCGGCTGCCGCACGGTTGTCGAGGGTGCCGGCGACCACTGCTGCGAATACATGACCGGCGGTGTGGTGGTGGTGCTGGGCAGCACCGGCCGCAACGTGGGTGCCGGCATGACCGGGGGCGTCACCTTCCTGCTCGATGAGAACGGTGGTGTCAGCGAGCGGGTGAATCCCGAGATCGTGGGGATCCATCCGCTCGAGACCCCTGAGCAGGAGGCCCTGCTGAGGCCGCTTCTCGAGGCTCATCTGGAGGCCACCGGCAGTGCCAGGGCAGCTGCGATCCTGGCCGACTGGGCCAGCTCGAAGGGCCGTTTCAAGGTGCTGGTTCCGCCGAGTGAGAAGGCCACCGTCGGCCTGGCCGAGCGACAGGCGGTGACGGTCTGAACGGGCCCTCCCTCTCGCCGTGTCAGGACCGACTGGTGTGGCGAGAGGGGAGGTTGGTGGCATCAGCAGATTGCCGCCGACGGCGGCTGATCCGGCCGTGCAGGCCCTTGAGCCGTCCGGTGGCGGCCGGCAGGCTGAAGGTTCAGAAATCGTCGTAGACCCGCTCGAACATCGCGAAGGTCTCGTCGTTGTTCATGCCGGAGACGGCGATCGAAGCCCCGCCCAGTTTGTTGATGCAGCTCACCGCGAGGGCCAGGGGCTTGTCGCGATGGTCGGCATAGAAGAACTGGCTGCCTTCTTCACCCAGAACTTCCTGATTTTCCGTGAAGCCGCTCTTGCCGGCGACCCGTTTTGCATTCTGGATGCAGGCTTCGCTACTGGCGATGCCAAGCACCAGATTGGTGTAGACATGTGGAATCGCTTCGGCTGATTGCGGCAGCGACAGCGACCCCAGCGCGGCCAGCAGCAGTCCTGTCTTGAGCATGGAGAACAAGCGCCTCACTCGGGCTCGCTTCAGAGTAGCCAAGTCAGTGCATCTTTTCTCCCCACGCCAACCGCGCGTCAGGTTCACGGATCTCCGCGATGAGGGAAGAGCTACAGATGGTCAACATCAGGGTGCGGTCGTGCTCTGAGGCCTGTGGGCCTGGCTCAGCGTGGATGCTCCCGCATCAGCCGCTGCACTTCACCGGCGTGGTAGCTGCTGCGGGTCAGCGGGCTGCTCACCACCTGCAGGAAGCCCAGCTCCTGCTCGCCATGCCGACGGAAGGTCTCGAACTGCTGCGGGGTCACGAAGCGATCCACCGGCAGATGTTTGGGGCCCGGTGAGAGGTACTGGCCGATCGTGACGATGTCCACGGCGTGGTCTCTGAGGTCTCTCATCACTTCAAGCACGTCAGCGTCGCTTTCGCCCAGCCCCACCATCAGGCCGGATTTGCTGTAGCAGCGCGGCCAGCCCTGCCTCACCCGCTGCAGCAGCTCCAGCGAGCGTTCGTAGATCGCCTGGGGCCGGGCACGCTTGTACAGCCGCGGCACGGTTTCGATGTTGTGGTTCAGCACATCCGGGGCGCCCTCCATCACAGCCGCGAGGGCGTTCCAGTTGCCGCAGAAATCGGGGATCAGCAGCTCGATCGTGGTCAGGGGGGAGCGCTGCCGCACCGCCGCGATGCAGGCCACGAACTGGCTGGCGCCGCCATCGTCCAGATCGTCGCGGTTCACCGAGGTGATCACCACGTGGCTCAGCCCCAGCCGGCTGACCGCTTCCCCCAGTCGCTCCGGCTCCGTCGGGTCGAGCGTGCGCACACTCTTGTCGAAGTCGATGTCGCAGTAAGGGCAGGCCCGGGTGCAGCCCGGTCCCATGATCAGGAAGGTGGCCGTGCCGCCGGCGAAGCATTCGCCGATGTTGGGGCAACTGGCCTCCTGGCAGACGGTGTTCAGCCTGAGGTCGAGCAGCAGATCCGCCACGGCGCCGATGCGCTCGCGCTGGGGCGCCTTGACGCGCAGCCAGGGGGGCTTGCCGCTCGGATCGCCTTCGCCGTCAGCGCCGGCGGTGGAGGGTCCCGCTCCCAGGTCGGGTTCTGTCACCGCCCAGGCGGCCCCTGTCGTTGGCTGCACGGGCAGGACGGGGGCAGGTGACAGGGGATCGGTCATCGGGGGGCGGATCCTGGGTGATGCGGGTGGGGCCTGGACGGGGGCAGGCTGTGGAGCTGTCCTGGCCTGGTTCAGGACCGGAACGGCGGGCCTGCGTGCTGGCTGTTCACGGTCCGGGCGGCCCTGCTCCCCTACAGGGACGTTAGACAGCCGGTTCCCGTGCCCTGGCGGGAGGGCGATCCCTTAAAGTCGGCCCATCGGGATGTAGCGCAGCTTGGTAGCGCACTTCGTTCGGGACGAAGGGGCCGCAGGTTCGAATCCTGTCATCCCGATTGCCGATCGCGTGGCCTGAAAGCCGCTCCAGACAAGGTCCAGCGTCTCACTTCTGAGGCGTTGGACTTTTTTGATGGGCGGATTGTTGGGTGCCTTCAACCTGGCTGCTGTTCCCCCTGTCGCTCCCCGCGCAGCCGTCAACCGGCCACCTTCTCGGGTCGCCCGCAGGCCGCGGCGCCGGAGCCGAAGCTCCCAGGAGCCGATCCCAGGTGTTCGGCGGGCTCCGCTGGCTGCGGTGTCTTCAGGCATGCCGCGCCGTTGGGCCGGTGTCGGTGAAGCTGACTCGCCTGCAGATACCCCGTCGTTCAGGCCAGCTCGGCTCCTGGGTAGCCGCGCGGGGTGACCATGCGGCCATCGCGGCTGTAGCTGCTGCTGTTGCCGATCAGCACCAGGGTGAGCATGTCCACCTGCTCCACCGGCAGGTCGCCGAGGCAGTGGAGGCTCACCTGTTCCTCGGGGCGCCCCAGCTGACGCGCCAGCACCACCGGAGTGGATCCGGGGCGGCCCTGCAGCAGCAACTCCACGGCACGCTGCAGCTGCCAGTCCCGCCCCAGGGAGCGTGGGTTGTACAGCGCCACCACGAAGTCGCCGGCGGCGGCGGCCTGCAGGCGCCGCTCGATCACCGCCCAGGGTGTGAGCCGGTCGCTGAGGCTGATCGTGCAGAAGTCATGCATCAGCGGAGCTCCGGCGCGGGCGGCGGCCAGCTGCAGGGCCGAGAGACCCGGGTGCACCTCGAAGCGCGGCCGATCGTCGTGAGGCTGCTGCAGCCAAAGCTCCAGCGCCAGCCCGGCCATGCCGTAAATGCCGCTGTCCCCGGAGGAGATCAGCCCCACCCGGAGCCCCGCCTGAGCCAGGGCCAGGGCCTCGGCGCAGCGGGCCCGCTCCTCCGTGAGACGGCCGTCGCGTCGCAGTTGATCTGCGCGACGCAGCGGCTCGAGCAGATCCAGATACAGGCCATAGCCCACCCAGACTGTGGCGCGGGCCAGGGCCTGGCGGGCGTCCCCACTGAGCAGATCCAGACGGCCGGGGCCGCTGCCGATCAGGTGCAGCTCGCCCCTGTGGGGGGCCCACTGATGCGTCGAGCGGGCAATGGCCAGGGTAGCGGCCCCCCGTTCGCCGGCCTCAGCCCGCCCGATCGTCTTGGTCACAGCCAGCTCGTGAGCTCCCACCGGATCGGAGGGCGCCGCCCGCAGCGCCGCGGCTTCCGCGACGCTGGCGGTGCCCATCTCCCGTGCCACCACCGCAGAGGGATGGGGGACCTCCACGGCGGCCAGGTCAGATGCGGTGAACAACCGCAGCGGCCAGCTGCGCCGTTCGGCCAGCTGCAGCAGGGCCGGCTCATCCCCCTTGCGGTCGATGCTGGCGAGTCCCGCCACGGCTTCTTTCGCGAGACCGTGGGCGGCCAGGGTCTGATCCACCAGCCGCTCCAGCAGGCTGAGGCTGGTGTCGCGTTCACAGCCGATGCCCAGCCACAGGCAGGGGGGATGCCAGCGGCAGCCGGGGCCCAGCTGTGGGCTGATCACCAGCCCGTTGTCCCCGGTGTCGAGTCGCTCCAGGGCTTCCGTCGCCGCCAGCTGTCGCCAGAGATCGAGTCCGGCCTCCTGCTCCAGGACGGGCCTGCGTCCGCGGGCCAGCTCCTGCATCAGCTGGCTCCAGTCGCCACTGCCGCGACGCCAACCCCAGGCTTTGCCGAAGGCATCGAGGCCCAGCTGACCCTGCACACTGCTGCTGCTGAGCACCGCCTGGGCCCCGAGCAGGGCAGCCACCTCCTGGCTCAGCTGCTCACCGCCGGCGGCATGGCCGCCGAGAAGAGGGATCACTGTGCGGCCCAGGGGATCGATCACCAGCACCGCCGGATCGCTGAGCTTGTCCTGAAGCAGCGGAGCGATCAGCCGTGTGACCAGCCCGCACGCCCCCACCGCCAGCACGGCGGAGCAGTGAGGCCAGTGGTGTGCCAGCCAGGACCCTGCGGATTCCGATCCTGAATCGTCACCGAGCGCATCCCGAACCGTTGAGGCCGTCTCCGCAGGCCAGCGGATCGCCTCCGTCAGGCCGGCCTGCTGCAGGCGCTGCAGCACCGGAATCGCGACGATGGAGAACCCCAGGGCGACAACGCCGTTGCCCATCCCGACGGCGTCGGATCGCGCCCCTGGCGCCGGATGCTTCGCGACGCTCATCGCTGCAGCCGCTCACGCAGGCCGGCCAGGGGGCCATGCCGTTCCGGGCGCCGCAGCGTGCCGTTGTCGTTGACCAGATCCCGGGCCCGGCCGGTCAGTGCGGTGCTCGGACGGACGCGGTTCCGGTCATCGCCGTCTTCGGAGATGGGCGCCGGTGGAGCGGCGGCCTGCACATCGGGTTCGGTTGCGGGAGGCATGGTCTGCTGGGGAGGTTCACGGCTGGGTTCGCTCGTGCCCTCTGCCGTTGCCGGAGCGGGCAGGCCTGTTTCTGGCACTGGCGTTTCCGGGGCAGGGGCAGGCTGCGGCGGCACTGACGAGTCAGCCGCTCCGCCCGGCGAGGTGGTGGCCGGGAGGCCATCCGTTGTCGGGGTTTCGGAGGGCATCCCACCCTCTCGGGTGGGTTCGCCTCGGTCGGTGGCCTGACGGTTCACCTCGGGGGAGACCCGCGATCGGGCCTCCGTCGGCACCGATGGGCTTTCCTCATCAAGGGACTGTGTTGCCGCTTCATCCTGCAGGCTGTCGGCCATCAACGCCGGCCCCTGGGTCGGCGAGCTTGTCATGGAGTGGCCGCCGTCCGCTGCCGCTGGAGCCGACTCCGGTACCTGGGCAGCCCTCAATGGCTGCCGAGCCGCTGTCTCCGGGGTCGTGGCAGAGCGATCATCCGGCGTCTGGGTTGTCAGGCTTCCCAGTGAGGAGTGGACCTGGAGGCGTTCACCAGGCGGGGATGCCGGAGGCAGCGGGATCTGAGCGGCGGCGGTCTCTGGACTGGGCTCTGCGTCGCGGTTGACCTCGGCGGGGGATGGGGGCGCCTCACCCAGAAGGATCGCCAGCTCCGTCGGGGACAAGGTGTCGCCGCGCCAGCGCGGCGACACGGCCTTGGGGCCGAGATCCACCTCCTGCACGAGGCTGTTGAACGGGGGATTGAGGGGCTCGCCCCTGCCGTCGAGCAGTTCCATGAGCAGCGCGTTCAGCCCCGGCCGCCAGCCGCGCAGCCACAGCGGTGTCTGCTGGTCGAGCAGCACAGTGTTTCCGTTGATGGACAGACGCAGGCGCCACTGGGTGCCGCTGCCGCCCACCTCCTGAAGCGGAGCATCGAGGAGAAGCCAGTCCAGCAACAGCGGCTCCCCAACGGCAGGGCCCGACGGACTCACGGCCAGCAGCTGGGGGCTGCCGAGGGCGGGCAGGCTGAGCGGATTCGGGGCCGTGCGATGCAGCCGGATCTGCTGGGCGGATCCAGGATTCTTGCGGGCTTCGCCCCAGGGCATTGCGGCATACACGGTGAGGCGGTGACTGCCCGGGCTCAGTTCCGGCATCACCCCTTCCTCGTCGGTCCAGATCCGGGGTGGTTCCTGATCGAGCTGCACCACCACATGGGGGCCCACCCCGAGGGCGCCACCATCGACCAGGGGCCAGTCATGGATCCGCAGCTTCAGGTTCCAGGGGCCCGCGGGCAGCACGCTGTCATCCCGCGGCGAGAGGATCTCCACCACCGGCTGCCGGCCGGCGAGGGCCGTCTGAAGTTGCTGGACCGCTTCCGGCGGAGACACCTCCTGCAAGGGCGCCATGCCGTGGTTCGTCAGGGCGGACTGGCTGATGGCATCACGCTGTTGTGGCTTCCAGGGCAGAGAAAGGGCAGCCACCGGAGCTGTCGGCAGGCTCACCGCCACGAGGGTCAGAACAAGGATCAGGGTGAGCAGCCGCCTCAGCGGGTCGGGGCGGCAGGAGGCAGCTGGCGGCAGACCGGGCCGGCGCCCTGGGGGGAACTGCTCGCTCCTGCCGTTCACGCCCTTGCAGCCCTGGAAAGGATTCATTCTGCCCAGGAGCCGGGCTGGGGCTGCTTGTTGAATGAAATGTGCCGATCAAGCGTGGTCAGGCAATAAACAAAGCGCGCTCGATCGAATGGTCTCGGTGATGACAACCACCTGCCAGACCCCAGTCAGGAACTGGCCTGGCCAGGGATTGAACCTTTGTAACTGCCTCCCTATTTCGCTTGATTTCGGCCCTTATACTTCCGCCAGCGGTCCCCTTTCGGGGCCCCATGCCCCAGCCGGGGGTCAGCCCTCTCCCCAGTCGGGGCAAGGGTTTTCCCGTCCCGCGGCTGGGGCCCATGGCCTGGATGGGTCCCAGCGACTCCTCCTGGTCATAGGTCCCACGGCGATCCCGGCTCCGCCCTGGCGGTGCCTTCAGGGGTCGTCGAAGGGGTGGACCTCCACCTCGATTCCGTCCCTCGAGGAACCTCTCGATGACCATCAGCCCACCAGAGCGTGGGAAAACGGCAAAGGACATGGTCGACCGGAACCGCGTTCCGGCCACGTTCGAGCTTTTCGAAAAGCCCGGCCACTTCGACCGCTCCCTTGCCAAAGGTCCCAAAACCACCACCTGGATTTGGAACCTCCACGCCAACGCTCACGACTTCGACAGCCACACGAGCGATCTTGAAGAGGTCTCTCGCAAGATCTTCTCGGCTCACTTCGGCCATCTGGCCGTCATCTTCATCTGGCTGAGCGGCGCCTTCTATCACGGGGCCCGTTTCTCCAATTACTCCGGCTGGCTCGCCGACCCCCTGCACGTCAAGCCCAGTGCTCAGGTGGTCTGGCCGATCTTCGGCCAGGAGATCCTCAATGGCGATGTGGGTGCCGGCTTCCACGGCATTCAGATCACCTCCGGCCTTTTCCATATGTGGCGGGCCTGGGGCTACACCAACGAGTTCCAGCTCCTCTGCACCGCCATCGGTGCTCTGGTGATGGCTGGCCTGATGCTCAATGCAGGCGTTTTCCATTACCACAAGGCGGCTCCCAAGCTGGAGTGGTTCCAGAACGTTGAGTCGATGCTCAACCACCACCTGGCTGGACTCCTTGGTCTGGGTTCCCTGTCATGGACAGGTCACCTGCTCCACGTGTCCCTGCCCACCACCCAGTTGATGGATGCCATTGATGCCGGCAAGCCGCTGGCCATCAACGGCAAGACCATCGCGTCGGTGGCTGACATCCCCCTGCCCCATGAGTTCCTCAACCAGGATGTGCTGGCTCAGCTCTTCCCCGGTTTTGGCGCAGGCATCTCCGCCTTCTTCACCGGCAACTGGGCGGCCTACAGCGACTTCCTCACCTTCAAGGGAGGCCTGAATCCGGTCACCGGCAGCCTCTGGATGACGGACATCGCCCATCACCACCTGGCGATTGCGGTGCTGTTCATCGTCGCCGGTCACATGTACCGGACCAACTGGGGCATCGGCCACAGCATCAAGGAGATCCTTGAGGGTCAGAAGGGCGATCCCCTTCTCTTCCCAGCACCCAAGGGCCATGACGGACTCTTCGAGTTCATGGTCAACTCCTGGCACGCCAATCTGGCCGTGAACCTGGCTCTGCTCGGTTCACTGTCGATCATCGTTGCCCACCACATGTACGCGATGCCTCCGTATCCGTACATCGGTGTGAGCTATGCCACCCAGCTCTCCCTGTTCACCCACCACGTCTGGATCGGTGGCTTCCTGATCGTCGGCGCCGGCGCCCATGCGGCCATCGCCATTATCCGGGACTACGACCCCGCCAAGCACATCGACAACGTGCTGGACCGGGTGCTCAAGGCCCGCGACGCCCTGATCAGCCACCTGAACTGGGTCTGCATCTGGCTGGGTTTCCACAGCTTCGGCCTCTACATCCACAACGACACCATGCGTGCCCTGGGCCGTCCCCAGGACATGTTCAGCGACACGGCGATCCAGCTGAAGCCGATTTTCGCTCAGTGGATCCAGGGTCTCCATGCCGCTGCCGCCGGCACCACCGCTCCCAACGCCCTCGCCGGTGTGAGCGAAGTGTTCAACGGTTCGGTTGTCGCCATCGGTGGCAAGGTCGCCGCTGCTCCGATTCCCCTGGGAACGGCTGACTTTATGGTGCACCACATCCATGCCTTCACGATCCACGTCACCGTGCTGATCCTGCTGAAGGGTGTGCTGTATGCCCGTAGCTCCCGTCTGATTCCCGACAAGGCGAATCTCGGCTTCCGCTTCCCCTGCGACGGCCCCGGCCGTGGCGGTACCTGCCAGGTGTCTGCCTGGGA
It contains:
- the gltB gene encoding glutamate synthase large subunit, with protein sequence MPHSCVPVWPHRDSPAPAAVAGEKDACGVGFLASLKGEASHWVLQQALRGLGCMEHRGGCGGDGDSGDGAGVLCGIPWAYLEAVWPEAAASTGASRGLGMVFMPADAARREQARLFCAEEAAKLGLRSLGWRGVPVDPAVLGPMARSTAPVIEQWLIGSDQDGDALEALLFRLRRRCGDRARDAWGAGATDLYFTSLSGRTLVYKGMVRSEVLAAFYADLRDERFAVTFAVYHRRFSTNTLPRWPLAQPMRLLGHNGEINTLLGNLNWARASEASLDAVWGEAAADLRPVVNAAFSDSANLDATLELLVRSGRPITESLLTLVPEAFRDQPELADKPGITAFYEYSACTQEPWDGPALLVFADGRSVGATLDRNGLRPARYCITSDGYVVMGSETGVVELEESRIVEKGRLGPGQMLAVDLEQGRLLHNWEVKEEVAARHPYAAWLEEHRRSLTGQPWQQERQLGDLELLQKQTAFGFTAEDLELVIEDMAGAAKEPTYCMGDDIPLAVLSGKPHLLFDYFKQRFAQVTNPPIDPLREKLVMSLEMHLGKRGSPLRPEPSSAAVLHLATPILNEAELAAVGAQGIPATTLSTLMPITSGPSALEAALQRLKAEAEAAVRAGRQILVLSDRHGLDGQPGGINATTSYVPPLLAVGAVHHHLLDLGLRLQASLVVDTAQCWSTHHLACLIGFGASAVCPWLTWETTRHWLAHPRTQKLIETGKLPTISVDQAQANVRKALEDGLRKILSKIGISLLASYHGAQIFEAIGIGADLIALAFKGTTSRVAGLSLPELANETFTFHSKAFPELDRSKLEFMGFVQYRTGGEYHMNSPEMAKALHAAVKAGPGYDHFTTYQTLLENRPVTALRDLLELKTAATPLPIEQVESIESICARFCTGGMSLGALSREAHEVLAVAMNRIGGKSNSGEGGEDPARYHPLDDVDVEGRSATLPTIKGLRNGDSACSAIKQIASGRFGVTPEYLRSGRQLEIKVAQGAKPGEGGQLPGPKVDPYIAWLRNSKPGVGLISPPPHHDIYSIEDLAQLIHDLHQVHPAAKVSVKLVAEIGIGTIAAGVAKANADVIQISGHDGGTGASPLSSIKHAGGPWELGLTEVHRALLENGLRDRVLLRADGGLKTGWDVIIAALLGAEEYGFGSIAMIAEGCIMARVCHTNNCPVGVATQKEALRKRFTGLPEHVVNFFLFVAEEVRQLMSVLGVARMEDLIGRSDLLRPRSVQLAKTRSLDLSCLLDPIPAAVDRGWLHHDAEAHGNGPVLEDQLLADPELVAAIEGHGRVDRIIPIVNTDRSVCARLGGEIAARHGNKGFQGQLDLTFEGAAGQSFGAFSVQGMNVRLVGEANDYVGKGINGGRITVVPPAGVNDPGSQVILGNTCLYGATGGELFALGRVGERFAVRNSGCRTVVEGAGDHCCEYMTGGVVVVLGSTGRNVGAGMTGGVTFLLDENGGVSERVNPEIVGIHPLETPEQEALLRPLLEAHLEATGSARAAAILADWASSKGRFKVLVPPSEKATVGLAERQAVTV
- the cobJ gene encoding precorrin-3B C(17)-methyltransferase, whose protein sequence is MGNGVVALGFSIVAIPVLQRLQQAGLTEAIRWPAETASTVRDALGDDSGSESAGSWLAHHWPHCSAVLAVGACGLVTRLIAPLLQDKLSDPAVLVIDPLGRTVIPLLGGHAAGGEQLSQEVAALLGAQAVLSSSSVQGQLGLDAFGKAWGWRRGSGDWSQLMQELARGRRPVLEQEAGLDLWRQLAATEALERLDTGDNGLVISPQLGPGCRWHPPCLWLGIGCERDTSLSLLERLVDQTLAAHGLAKEAVAGLASIDRKGDEPALLQLAERRSWPLRLFTASDLAAVEVPHPSAVVAREMGTASVAEAAALRAAPSDPVGAHELAVTKTIGRAEAGERGAATLAIARSTHQWAPHRGELHLIGSGPGRLDLLSGDARQALARATVWVGYGLYLDLLEPLRRADQLRRDGRLTEERARCAEALALAQAGLRVGLISSGDSGIYGMAGLALELWLQQPHDDRPRFEVHPGLSALQLAAARAGAPLMHDFCTISLSDRLTPWAVIERRLQAAAAGDFVVALYNPRSLGRDWQLQRAVELLLQGRPGSTPVVLARQLGRPEEQVSLHCLGDLPVEQVDMLTLVLIGNSSSYSRDGRMVTPRGYPGAELA
- the lipA gene encoding lipoyl synthase — protein: MTDPLSPAPVLPVQPTTGAAWAVTEPDLGAGPSTAGADGEGDPSGKPPWLRVKAPQRERIGAVADLLLDLRLNTVCQEASCPNIGECFAGGTATFLIMGPGCTRACPYCDIDFDKSVRTLDPTEPERLGEAVSRLGLSHVVITSVNRDDLDDGGASQFVACIAAVRQRSPLTTIELLIPDFCGNWNALAAVMEGAPDVLNHNIETVPRLYKRARPQAIYERSLELLQRVRQGWPRCYSKSGLMVGLGESDADVLEVMRDLRDHAVDIVTIGQYLSPGPKHLPVDRFVTPQQFETFRRHGEQELGFLQVVSSPLTRSSYHAGEVQRLMREHPR
- the psaA gene encoding photosystem I core protein PsaA, with the translated sequence MTISPPERGKTAKDMVDRNRVPATFELFEKPGHFDRSLAKGPKTTTWIWNLHANAHDFDSHTSDLEEVSRKIFSAHFGHLAVIFIWLSGAFYHGARFSNYSGWLADPLHVKPSAQVVWPIFGQEILNGDVGAGFHGIQITSGLFHMWRAWGYTNEFQLLCTAIGALVMAGLMLNAGVFHYHKAAPKLEWFQNVESMLNHHLAGLLGLGSLSWTGHLLHVSLPTTQLMDAIDAGKPLAINGKTIASVADIPLPHEFLNQDVLAQLFPGFGAGISAFFTGNWAAYSDFLTFKGGLNPVTGSLWMTDIAHHHLAIAVLFIVAGHMYRTNWGIGHSIKEILEGQKGDPLLFPAPKGHDGLFEFMVNSWHANLAVNLALLGSLSIIVAHHMYAMPPYPYIGVSYATQLSLFTHHVWIGGFLIVGAGAHAAIAIIRDYDPAKHIDNVLDRVLKARDALISHLNWVCIWLGFHSFGLYIHNDTMRALGRPQDMFSDTAIQLKPIFAQWIQGLHAAAAGTTAPNALAGVSEVFNGSVVAIGGKVAAAPIPLGTADFMVHHIHAFTIHVTVLILLKGVLYARSSRLIPDKANLGFRFPCDGPGRGGTCQVSAWDHVFLGLFWMYNSLSIVIFHFSWKMQSDVWGTVNADGSVSHITNGNFAQSAITINGWLRDFLWAQAAQVINSYGSSSSAYGLMFLGAHFVWAFSLMFLFSGRGYWQELIESIVWAHNKLKVAPAIQPRALSITQGRAVGVAHYLLGGIATTWSFFLARMIAVG